One Oncorhynchus masou masou isolate Uvic2021 chromosome 27, UVic_Omas_1.1, whole genome shotgun sequence genomic window carries:
- the LOC135516029 gene encoding leukotriene A-4 hydrolase-like: MTSAIDPCSFSSFSKCVTKHLNLTFHVDFDSHVLKAKVALTVEVLVDHFTSLTLDTKDLKVSKVTANGQAAKFTLGPKHSFMGTPLEITLPFDLSRGQHVVVEVTYETAPNASALQWLTPEQTAGKKHPYLFSQCQATHCRSMVPCQDTPAMKHTYYAQVSVPKELVAVMSAVRDGEEPDPHDSSRAIYRFRQPVPMPSYLIAIVVGALESREIGPRSRVWSEKEFVDKAAYEFSETETMLKTAEGLAGPYVWGQYDILVLPPSFPYGGMENPCLTYATPTLLAGDRSLSNVIAHEISHSWTGNLVTNKTWEHFWLNEGHTVYLERMIGRSMESEQFRQFKAMGGWKELQESVNTFGANNPLTNLVPNLNEVDLDEAFSSVPYEKGFALLYHLEELMGGPEVFMGFVKSYIQLFSYSSITTEEWKHYLFTYFKNKVDILNKVDWNAWMHTPGMPPVKPQYDSTMADACIALCKRWMKTKEGDLGNFSEGDVKTLSTHQLIEFLSLLLQQEPLPLSHVKRMQEVYQLNAFNNAEIRFRWLRLCVKSKWEDAVPMALKMATEQGRMKFTRPLFKEVYNFDKYHEEAVRVFIAHRAAMHPVTANLVAKDLKVDNDKST, from the exons ATGACTTCAGCTATAGACCCCTGCTCATTTTCCTCATTTTCCAAGTGCGTTACCAAGCACCTGAATCTCACCTTCCATGTGGATTTTGACAGCCATGTCCTCAAAGCTAAGGTCGCGCTCACCGTGGAGGTGTTAGTGGATCATTTCACGTCTTTG ACCCTTGACACAAAGGACCTGAAGGTCTCCAAGGTAACAGCCAATGGACAGGCAGCAAAGTTCACTCTGGGACCCAAGCACAGCTTCATGGGAACCCCTCTGGAGATCACACTGCCATTTGACCTCTCCAG gGGTCAGCATGTGGTCGTGGAGGTGACCTATGAGACGGCTCCTAATGCTTCTGCGCTGCAGTGGCTCACTCCTGAACAGACTGCTGGGAAGAAACACCCCTACCTCTTCAGCCAgtgccag GCCACCCATTGCAGGAGCATGGTACCCTGCCAGGATACTCCCGCCATGAAGCACACCTACTATGCCCAGGTGTCTGTCCCCAAGGAGCTGGTGGCTGTGATGAGCGCTGTACGGGACGGAGAGGAGCCTGATCCCCACGACAGCAGCCGGGCCATCTACCGCTTCAGACAACCA GTGCCCATGCCCTCTTACCTCATTGCCATCGTGGTAGGAGCTCTGGAGAGCAG AGAGATTGGGCCCAGGTCTCGTGTTTGGTCAGAGAAGGAGTTTGTGGACAAGGCAGCATATGAGTTCTCGGAG ACAGAGACCATGTTGAAGACCGCTGAGGGCCTTGCGGGGCCGTATGTGTGGGGCCAGTATGACATCCTGGTCCTGCCCCCCTCCTTCCCATATGGAGGCATGGAGAACCCCTGCCTTACCTATGCCACCCCCACGCTGCTG GCTGGAGACAGATCCTTGTCCAAT gtCATAGCCCATGAGATCTCTCACAGCTGGACTGGCAACCTGGTGACCAACAAGACCTGGGAGCACTTCTG GCTGAATGAGGGTCACACGGTGTACCTTGAGAGAATGATTGGCAGGTCTATGGAGAGTGAACAGTTCAGACAGTTCAAGGCCATGGGCGGCTGGAAGGAGCTGCAGGAATCG GTGAACACGTTTGGGGCCAACAACCCTCTGACCAACCTGGTTCCCAACCTGAATGAGGTGGACCTTGACGAAGCCTTCTCCTCAGTCCCCTACGAGAAGGGTTTCGCTCTTCTCTACCACCTGGAGGAGCTCATGGGAGGACCtg AGGTGTTTATGGGTTTTGTTAAGTCGTACATCCAGCTGTTTTCTTACAGCAGCATCACTACTGAGGAGTGGAAACACTACCTCTTCACCTATTTTAAGAACAAG GTGGACATCCTGAATAAGGTGGACTGGAACGCCTGGATGCACACCCCTGGGATGCCCCCCGTCAAACCACA atATGACAGCACCATGGCAGACGCCTGCATCGCGCTGTGTAAGAGATGGATGAAG ACCAAAGAGGGGGATCTGGGGAATTTCAGTGAGGGGGATGTGAAGACTCTCTCCACCCACCAGCTCATAGAgttcctgtctctgctcctgcaACAG GAGCCCCTCCCCCTCAGCCATGTGAAGAGGATGCAGGAAGTGTACCAACTCAACGCCTTCAACAACGCAGAGATCCGCTTCAG GTGGCTGCGGCTGTGTGTCAAGTCCAAGTGGGAGGATGCTGTTCCCATGGCACTGAAGATGGCGACAGAGCAGGGGAGGATGAAGTTCACACGGCCACTATTCAA AGAAGTGTATAACTTTGATAAGTATCATGAGGAGGCGGTGCGTGTGTTCATAGCCCACCGCGCTGCCATGCACCCGGTAACGGCCAATCTGGTGGCCAAGGACCTGAAGGTGGACAACGACAAGAGCACCTGA
- the LOC135516033 gene encoding protein DENND6B-like isoform X2, with amino-acid sequence MLIGEPVVIMAPSPTVSSETVLALASSIAPLQYCCEYRPYFTIHDTEFKEYTTSTQAPPNVILGVTNPFFIKTFQSWPHITCLGELKMSGDLPVKVKKLAKLKTLDTKTGIYTAHKMFLQKEKSHQKTPSRDPEEEAILRCRVPF; translated from the exons ATGCTGATCGGGGAGCCCGTGGTCATCATGGCAccctctcccactgtctcctCGGAAACCGTGCTGGCCCTAGCGAG CTCGATTGCTCCACTGCAGTATTGCTGTGAATACAGGCCCTACTTCACCATACACGACACTGAGTTTAAGGAGTATACCACTTCGACACAGGCACC tccCAATGTGATTCTGGGGGTCACTAATCCCTTCTTCATAAAGACCTTCCAGTCCTGGCCCCACATTACATGCCTTGGAGAACTCAAGATGTCAGGTGACCTGCCTGTGAAGGTGAAGAAACTAGCCAAGCTGAAAACACTGGACACTAAGACAG GTATCTACACAGCACATAAAATGTTCCTTCAAAAAGAGAAGTCTCATCAAAAGACTCCTTCAAGGGATCCAGAGGAAGAGGCCATCCTGAGGTGCAGAGTGCCATTTTGA
- the LOC135516033 gene encoding protein DENND6B-like isoform X1: MLIGEPVVIMAPSPTVSSETVLALASSIAPLQYCCEYRPYFTIHDTEFKEYTTSTQAPPNVILGVTNPFFIKTFQSWPHITCLGELKMSGDLPVKVKKLAKLKTLDTKTGKTSGVMEPTWFESELVCKNMFSQPVGIYTAHKMFLQKEKSHQKTPSRDPEEEAILRCRVPF, translated from the exons ATGCTGATCGGGGAGCCCGTGGTCATCATGGCAccctctcccactgtctcctCGGAAACCGTGCTGGCCCTAGCGAG CTCGATTGCTCCACTGCAGTATTGCTGTGAATACAGGCCCTACTTCACCATACACGACACTGAGTTTAAGGAGTATACCACTTCGACACAGGCACC tccCAATGTGATTCTGGGGGTCACTAATCCCTTCTTCATAAAGACCTTCCAGTCCTGGCCCCACATTACATGCCTTGGAGAACTCAAGATGTCAGGTGACCTGCCTGTGAAGGTGAAGAAACTAGCCAAGCTGAAAACACTGGACACTAAGACAGGTAAAACATCTGGAGTTATGGAACCAACATGGTTTGAGAGTGAGTTGGTGTGTAAGAACATGTTCTCCCAACCTGTAGGTATCTACACAGCACATAAAATGTTCCTTCAAAAAGAGAAGTCTCATCAAAAGACTCCTTCAAGGGATCCAGAGGAAGAGGCCATCCTGAGGTGCAGAGTGCCATTTTGA